A section of the Streptomyces sp. SCL15-4 genome encodes:
- a CDS encoding GNAT family N-acetyltransferase — protein sequence MSQSDLTTRDRTALRGFRTGDGPLLLDAWRRSLPADPLAPDRLRTLVLLDANFDPEGLRVAVAGGRIVGAAYAVRRLTPLAGTDTEPEQGWIPFFFVDPAARGRGLGRRLLTEALDWLRGHGRTRVDFASYTPNYLLPGLDAETYPEAAGLLASLGFCTLYEAAAMDRRLVGYRLPDEIARRRDDLTARGHRFATPADDDLVDLIALAGTRFGADWARAIREACAAGLPADRIVVARDPNGRLAGWAMHGTYEAALERFGPFGVREELRGTGLGKVLLHLVLERMRARGAHGAWFLWTGEDSPAGHLYRQAGFTTTRVFHVLRREAAR from the coding sequence ATGAGCCAGTCCGACCTCACCACGCGGGACCGCACCGCGCTGCGGGGCTTCCGCACCGGCGACGGACCGCTCCTGCTGGACGCCTGGCGGCGGAGCCTGCCGGCCGACCCCCTCGCCCCGGACCGGCTGCGCACCCTGGTGCTGCTCGACGCCAACTTCGATCCCGAGGGCCTGCGGGTCGCCGTGGCCGGCGGCCGGATCGTCGGCGCCGCCTACGCGGTGCGCCGGCTGACCCCCCTGGCCGGCACCGACACCGAGCCGGAACAGGGCTGGATCCCGTTCTTCTTCGTCGACCCGGCCGCCCGCGGGCGCGGCCTCGGCCGCCGGCTGCTGACCGAGGCCCTGGACTGGCTGCGCGGCCACGGCCGCACCCGGGTGGACTTCGCGTCGTACACCCCGAACTACCTGCTGCCCGGCCTGGACGCCGAGACCTACCCGGAGGCCGCCGGGCTCCTCGCCTCGCTGGGCTTTTGCACGCTGTACGAGGCGGCGGCGATGGACCGCCGCCTGGTCGGCTACCGCCTGCCGGACGAGATCGCGCGCCGCCGGGACGACCTGACGGCGCGCGGCCACCGGTTCGCCACCCCGGCCGACGACGACCTGGTGGACCTGATCGCGCTCGCCGGGACCCGCTTCGGCGCCGACTGGGCCCGCGCCATCCGGGAGGCCTGCGCCGCGGGCCTCCCGGCGGACCGGATCGTCGTCGCCCGCGACCCCAACGGCCGGCTCGCCGGCTGGGCGATGCACGGGACGTACGAGGCGGCCCTGGAGCGGTTCGGCCCGTTCGGGGTGCGCGAGGAACTGCGCGGCACCGGCCTCGGCAAGGTCCTGCTCCACCTGGTCCTGGAGCGGATGCGGGCACGCGGCGCGCACGGCGCGTGGTTTTTGTGGACCGGCGAGGACTCCCCGGCGGGCCACCTGTACCGCCAGGCCGGTTTCACCACGACCCGGGTGTTCCACGTGCTGCGCCGCGAGGCCGCCCGGTGA
- a CDS encoding glycoside hydrolase family 65 protein codes for MTGPTWEYDGYRPGEERLRESLCTLGNGYFATRGALAECTADDVHYPGTYAAGCYNRLISEVAGRRVENEDMVNLPNWLPLRFRPADGDWLTPDTTPVAEHHQILHLGPGVLERRTRYPLGDGTVLLVRQVRLVHLADPHLAALRTEFTAEDGPLDLDVEAALDGRVTNSGVARYRELDGRHLTRVDVGAAAPGSVWLRCHTRTSDIGFGLAARLTAGAPVRHADEDRRAVQRLRLRLPPGRSATVDKTVALHTSRDPAISDPLCAALDRAAAAPPFDRLLETHRAAWRQLWRRTALDVPGEAGSILRLHLFHVLQTLSPHTADLDVGVPARGLHGEAYRGHVFWDELFVLPYLNLHLPEVSRALLHYRHRRLDAACHAAAALGRRGALYPWQSGSDGREETQQLHLNPRSGRWLPDHSRLQHHVGSAVAYNVWQYCEATGDTGFRHGEGAEMLLQIARFWADSATWDDHLGRYRIRGVVGPDEYHDAYPGAARPGLDDNAYTNVTAAWVLGRALELLAGLPEPRRRELTEYSGLADDEPARWEQVSHRLHIPFHDGVISQFDGYADLAELDWDGYRKRYDDIRRLDRILEAEGDTVNRYKASKQADVLMLGYLFSPGELRGLFQRLGHPLDEHTWSATVDHYLHRTSHGSTLSGLVHGWILARARRAGAWRFVQEALRGDIADLQGGTTGEGVHLGAMAGTLDLVQRGLTGLETRGGLCLDPVPLPELSSYGFTVRYRGHWGVRLRLRSGLLEIAVPSSDRLPIDIRLRDRVVPVGPGETARLVLPD; via the coding sequence GTGACCGGACCCACCTGGGAGTACGACGGCTACCGGCCCGGCGAGGAACGCCTGCGGGAATCCCTGTGCACCCTCGGCAACGGCTACTTCGCCACTCGCGGCGCGCTCGCCGAGTGCACCGCCGACGACGTCCACTACCCCGGCACCTACGCGGCCGGCTGCTACAACCGGCTCATCTCCGAGGTCGCCGGCCGCCGGGTCGAGAACGAGGACATGGTCAACCTCCCCAACTGGCTGCCCCTGCGGTTCCGCCCGGCGGACGGCGACTGGCTCACCCCGGACACCACCCCCGTCGCCGAGCACCACCAGATCCTCCACCTCGGACCCGGAGTGCTGGAGCGCCGCACCCGCTACCCGCTCGGCGACGGCACCGTCCTGCTCGTCCGGCAGGTGCGCCTGGTCCACCTCGCCGATCCCCATCTCGCCGCGCTGCGCACCGAGTTCACCGCCGAAGACGGCCCTCTCGACCTGGACGTGGAGGCCGCGCTCGACGGGCGCGTCACCAACTCCGGGGTGGCCCGCTACCGGGAACTGGACGGCCGGCACCTCACCCGGGTCGACGTCGGCGCCGCCGCACCCGGCAGCGTCTGGCTGCGCTGCCACACCCGCACCTCCGACATCGGCTTCGGCCTCGCCGCCCGGCTGACCGCCGGGGCACCGGTCCGCCACGCCGACGAGGACCGCCGCGCCGTCCAGCGGCTGCGGCTGCGCCTGCCGCCCGGCCGGAGCGCCACCGTGGACAAGACCGTCGCCCTGCACACCTCCCGCGACCCGGCCATCAGCGACCCGCTGTGCGCGGCCCTCGACCGGGCCGCCGCCGCGCCCCCGTTCGACCGGCTGCTGGAGACCCACCGCGCCGCCTGGCGGCAGCTGTGGCGGCGCACCGCGCTGGACGTGCCCGGCGAGGCGGGCAGCATCCTGCGCCTGCACCTGTTCCACGTCCTGCAGACCCTCTCCCCGCACACCGCCGACCTCGACGTCGGCGTGCCCGCCCGGGGACTGCACGGCGAGGCCTACCGGGGCCATGTCTTCTGGGACGAACTCTTCGTCCTGCCCTACCTGAACCTGCACCTGCCCGAGGTCTCCCGGGCCCTGCTCCACTACCGCCACCGACGGCTGGACGCCGCCTGCCACGCCGCCGCCGCGCTCGGCCGGCGCGGCGCGCTCTACCCCTGGCAGAGCGGCAGCGACGGCCGCGAGGAGACCCAGCAACTGCACCTCAACCCGCGCTCCGGCCGCTGGCTGCCCGACCACTCCCGGCTCCAGCACCACGTCGGCTCCGCCGTGGCGTACAACGTCTGGCAGTACTGCGAGGCGACCGGCGACACCGGCTTCCGGCACGGCGAGGGCGCCGAGATGCTGCTGCAGATCGCGCGCTTCTGGGCGGACTCGGCGACCTGGGACGACCACCTCGGCCGCTACCGCATCCGGGGCGTGGTCGGCCCCGACGAGTACCACGACGCCTACCCCGGCGCGGCCCGACCGGGCCTGGACGACAACGCCTACACCAACGTCACCGCCGCCTGGGTGCTCGGCCGCGCCCTGGAACTGCTGGCCGGCCTGCCCGAACCGCGCCGGCGCGAACTGACCGAGTACTCCGGCCTGGCCGACGACGAGCCCGCCCGCTGGGAGCAGGTCTCCCACCGCCTGCACATCCCCTTCCACGACGGTGTGATCAGCCAGTTCGACGGCTACGCCGACCTGGCCGAACTGGACTGGGACGGCTACCGCAAGCGGTACGACGACATCCGGCGCCTGGACCGGATCCTGGAGGCCGAGGGCGACACCGTCAACCGCTACAAGGCGTCCAAGCAGGCCGACGTCCTGATGCTCGGCTACCTGTTCTCGCCCGGTGAACTGCGCGGCCTGTTCCAGCGGCTGGGGCACCCGCTGGACGAGCACACCTGGTCGGCGACCGTCGACCACTATCTGCACCGCACCAGCCACGGCTCCACCCTCAGCGGCCTGGTCCACGGCTGGATCCTGGCCCGCGCCCGCCGCGCCGGCGCCTGGCGGTTCGTCCAGGAGGCGCTGCGCGGCGACATCGCCGACCTCCAGGGCGGCACCACCGGCGAGGGCGTCCACCTCGGCGCGATGGCCGGCACGCTCGACCTCGTCCAGCGCGGACTGACCGGCCTGGAGACCCGCGGCGGCCTGTGCCTGGACCCCGTCCCGCTGCCCGAGCTGTCCTCCTACGGCTTCACCGTCCGCTACCGCGGCCACTGGGGCGTACGGCTGCGGCTGCGCAGCGGCCTGCTGGAGATCGCCGTACCGTCCTCCGACCGCCTGCCCATCGACATCCGGCTGCGTGACCGGGTGGTGCCCGTCGGCCCCGGGGAGACGGCCCGGCTGGTGCTGCCGGACTGA
- a CDS encoding xanthine dehydrogenase family protein molybdopterin-binding subunit has translation MTGTTGTALGAPAERREGRRKVTGAARYAAEYTLPGRAHAWPVPAAVARGRVTAVDTAAALALPGVLAVLTPGAAAGLGEPEDGTLAVLRGPDVPHRGWCVALVVADTPETARAAARAVRVDYATAPHDTRLTEDHPGGYEPEDVNGQPGRLESGDPEAAFAGAEVRVDVTYRLPPLHNHPMEPHASTAHWDGDRLTVYTSTQGGTTVRSVLAGLFHLPEEHVTVVSEHVGGGFGSKGTPRPDVVLAALAARHTGRPVTVAYPRRYLPATVGHRAPTVQRLRLGATPDGRLTAVLHEVTAHTSHVREFVEQAAVVSRVMYATPALLSTHRVVPLDVPSPSWMRAPGEAPGMYALESAVDELAHALGTDPVELRVRNEPHQEPGSGKPFSSRHVVECLREGARRFGWAGRDPRPGVRREGPLLLGTGVAAATYPSQAAPSTAAARALPDGTRVIRINATDIGTGARTVLAQVAADALGVPLDRVRIEIGHSDLPPAPLAGGSMGTASWGWAVHAACAELASRLAAHPGPLPAEGIEARADTTGEAGADSPYAKHAFGAHFAEVAVDTVTGEIRVRRLLGVYAAGRILNARTARSQFTGAMVMGLGMALTEHSTLDPAFGDFPEADLASYHVPVHADVPAIEADWIEEDDPHLNPMGSKGIGEIGIVGTAAALGNAVHHATGIRFRELPLTPDRILAGLLSEGRR, from the coding sequence CCGGCACCGCCCTGGGTGCCCCCGCCGAGCGCCGCGAAGGACGCCGGAAGGTCACCGGAGCCGCCCGCTACGCCGCCGAGTACACCCTGCCCGGCCGCGCCCACGCCTGGCCCGTCCCCGCGGCGGTCGCCCGCGGCCGGGTCACCGCCGTCGACACCGCCGCGGCCCTCGCCCTGCCCGGCGTCCTCGCCGTCCTCACCCCCGGCGCCGCGGCCGGCCTCGGCGAACCCGAGGACGGCACGCTCGCCGTGCTGCGCGGCCCGGACGTGCCGCACCGCGGCTGGTGCGTGGCCCTCGTCGTCGCCGACACCCCGGAGACCGCCCGCGCCGCCGCCCGCGCCGTCCGGGTCGACTACGCCACCGCGCCCCACGACACCCGCCTCACCGAGGACCACCCGGGCGGCTACGAGCCCGAGGACGTCAACGGCCAGCCGGGCCGGCTGGAGTCCGGCGACCCCGAGGCCGCCTTCGCGGGCGCCGAGGTCCGCGTCGACGTCACCTACCGGCTCCCGCCGCTGCACAACCACCCCATGGAGCCGCACGCCAGCACCGCCCACTGGGACGGCGACCGGCTCACCGTGTACACCTCCACGCAGGGCGGAACGACCGTGCGGTCCGTGCTCGCCGGGCTGTTCCACCTGCCCGAGGAACACGTCACCGTCGTCTCCGAGCACGTCGGCGGCGGCTTCGGCTCCAAGGGCACCCCGCGTCCCGACGTCGTCCTCGCCGCCCTGGCCGCCCGGCACACCGGACGCCCCGTCACCGTGGCCTACCCCCGCCGGTACCTGCCCGCCACCGTCGGCCACCGCGCCCCCACCGTGCAGCGGCTGCGGCTCGGCGCGACCCCCGACGGCCGGCTCACCGCCGTGCTGCACGAGGTCACCGCGCACACCTCGCACGTGCGGGAGTTCGTCGAACAGGCCGCGGTGGTCTCCCGCGTCATGTACGCCACTCCGGCCCTGCTCAGCACCCACCGGGTGGTCCCGCTCGACGTGCCCAGCCCCTCCTGGATGCGCGCGCCCGGCGAGGCACCCGGCATGTACGCCCTGGAGTCCGCCGTGGACGAACTCGCCCACGCCCTCGGCACCGACCCGGTGGAGCTGCGCGTGCGCAACGAGCCGCACCAGGAGCCCGGCAGCGGCAAACCCTTCAGCAGCCGACACGTCGTGGAGTGCCTGCGCGAGGGCGCCCGCCGCTTCGGCTGGGCCGGCCGCGACCCGCGCCCCGGCGTCCGCCGCGAAGGCCCGCTGCTGCTCGGCACCGGCGTGGCCGCCGCCACCTACCCGAGCCAGGCGGCCCCGTCCACGGCCGCCGCCCGCGCCCTGCCCGACGGCACCCGCGTCATCCGGATCAACGCGACCGACATCGGCACCGGCGCCCGTACCGTCCTCGCCCAGGTGGCCGCCGACGCCCTCGGCGTGCCCCTGGACCGGGTGCGCATCGAGATCGGCCACAGCGACCTGCCCCCGGCCCCGCTGGCCGGCGGCTCCATGGGCACCGCCTCCTGGGGCTGGGCCGTCCACGCGGCCTGCGCCGAGCTGGCCTCCCGGCTGGCCGCGCACCCCGGGCCGCTGCCCGCCGAGGGCATCGAGGCCCGCGCGGACACCACCGGCGAGGCCGGCGCCGACAGCCCCTACGCCAAGCACGCGTTCGGCGCCCACTTCGCCGAGGTCGCCGTCGACACCGTCACCGGCGAGATCCGGGTGCGCCGGCTGCTCGGCGTCTACGCCGCCGGCCGGATCCTCAACGCCCGCACCGCGCGTTCCCAGTTCACCGGCGCCATGGTCATGGGCCTCGGCATGGCCCTGACCGAGCACAGCACCCTCGACCCGGCGTTCGGCGACTTCCCCGAGGCCGACCTCGCCTCCTACCACGTGCCCGTGCACGCCGACGTGCCCGCCATCGAGGCCGACTGGATCGAGGAGGACGACCCCCACCTCAACCCCATGGGCAGCAAGGGCATCGGCGAGATCGGCATCGTCGGCACCGCCGCCGCGCTCGGCAACGCCGTCCACCACGCCACCGGCATCCGCTTCCGCGAACTCCCCCTCACCCCCGACCGGATCCTGGCCGGCCTGCTGTCCGAGGGACGACGGTGA